One window of the Anguilla rostrata isolate EN2019 chromosome 13, ASM1855537v3, whole genome shotgun sequence genome contains the following:
- the LOC135237243 gene encoding ubiquitin carboxyl-terminal hydrolase 4-like isoform X3: protein MAEGGGSESGSGAEPDAEPVSGQTRVPLTDSQKQGIERLLKTPLRNGDEWFLVDCRWFKQWKKYVGFDSWDLYNVGHQSLYPGPIDNSGLFLDNETQTLKENLIDELDYVLLPTEAWNILVGWYGCLEGQRPIVRKVVEYGMFVKHCKVEVYLLELNLCENNDMENVVTRHFSKADTIDTIEKEMRSLFNIPREKETRLWNKYMSNTYEQLNKPDSTVQDAGLFQGQVLVIERKNQDGTWPRQAKHSKSSTTTSRNFSTSPKLSSSSSATITSTVTNGNSGINSDYTLNNSTSSDSSLGGYSSYSSSYNYKESQSQPGLCGLSNLGNTCFMNSALQCLSNTSPLTEYFLNDQHEAELNRENPLGMRGEIAEAYADLVKQIWLSRSCFVAPRTFKTQVGRFAPQFSGYQQQDSQELLAFLLDGLHEDLNRVKKKPYLALRDAEGRPDEIVAREAWTNHRLRNSSVIVDIFHGLFKSTLVCPECSKVSVTFDPFCYLTLPLPMKKHRSIEVLLVRADPQARPMQYRVVVPKLGNVADLCAALSALSGLPAGNMVVADVYSHRFHKIYRRDDGLSNILEKDDIFVYEVEEEDTEKLNLPLYFRERHVKHTGGSMGTMLFGQPLIITIPRQNLTVDLLYHKVLERIGRYVKQPQRSASETKISASRSSSSSSSSQAAESATATNHNANLARCESPHSVEASCSSGFTNGTDRPQGGHSGTCNGPNGMCGALCVSCRGGGSYGSAG from the exons ATGGCTGAGGGAGGCGGATCCGAATCGGGTAGCGGGGCTGAGCCTGATGCGGAGCCGGTATCTGGTCAGACACGCGTACCTTTAACGGACAGCCAAAAGCAGGGTATTGAGCGACTTCTAAAGACACCATTGCGAAACGGAGATGAATG GTTTCTGGTTGACTGTCGGTGGTTTAAACAGTGGAAGAAGTATGTGGGTTTTGACAGTTGGGATCTGTATAATGTTGGACATCAGAGTCTTTATCCAGGACCTATTGACAACTCCGGGCTGTTCTTGG ACAATGAAACTCAGACCCTGAAGGAAAACCTTATAGATGAGCTGGACTATGTTCTTTTGCCCACTGAAGCCTGGAACATTCTTGTTGGGTGGTACGGGTGCTTGGAGGGCCAGCGCCCCATCGTCAGAAAG GTGGTGGAATACGGCATGTTTGTGAAGCACTGTAAAGTTGAGGTCTACCTACTGGAGCTCAATTTATGTGAGAACAATGACATGGAGAATGTGGTGACGAGACATTTCAGCAAGGCTGACACCATAG ACACGATCGAGAAGGAGATGAGGTCACTGTTCAATATCCCAAGAGAAAAGGAGACCCGTCTGTGGAACAAATACATGAGCAACACGTACGAGCAGCTGAACAAACCGGACAGCACCGTGCAGGATGCTGGCCTCTTCCAGGGCCAG GTGCTTGTGATTGAACGGAAGAATCAGGATGGCACATGGCCCAGGCAAGCCAAACACTCAAA GTCTAGTACCACCACATCTCGGAACTTCTCTACCTCTCCAAAGCTTTCCTCCAGCTCCTCGGCCACCATCACTTCGACGGTGACCAACGGGAACAGCGGCATTAACTCCGATTACACGCTGAACAACAGCACCTCCTCTGACAGCAG TTTGGGAGGCTACAGTTCCTACAGTTCATCCTACAACTACAAAGAATCCCAGTCCCAGCCAGGCCTGTGTGGCCTCAGTAACCTGGGCAACACCTGCTTCATGAACTCTGCCCTGCAG TGCCTGAGCAACACCTCCCCTCTGACAGAATACTTCCTGAATGACCAGCATGAAGCCGAGCTGAACCGGGAGAATCCGCTGGGAATGAGGGGGGAGATTGCTGAGGCTTACGCTGACCTGGTCAAGCAGATCTGGCTCAGCCGGAGCTGCTTTGTAGCTCCCCGCACATTTAAG acccAGGTGGGGCGCTTTGCACCCCAGTTCTCAGGGTACCAGCAGCAGGACTCTCAGGAGCTGCTGGCCTTCCTGCTGGACGGGCTTCACGAGGACCTCAACCGAGTGAAGAAGAAGCCTTATCTGGCTCTGAGGGATGCAGAGGGCCGACCAGACGAG ATCGTAGCAAGAGAAGCCTGGACAAACCACCGTCTGCGCAACAGCTCTGTCATAGTGGACATCTTCCACGGCCTCTTCAAGTCTACTCTGGTTTGCCCTGAGTGTTCTAAGGtctctgtgacctttgaccctttcTGCTACCTCACTCTGCCCCTTCCCATGAAGAAGCACCGCAGCATTGAGGTTCTCCTGGTCCGCGCCGACCCCCAGGCCAGACCCATGCAG TACAGGGTGGTGGTTCCCAAGCTGGGCAATGTGGCTGACCTCTGTGCTGCcttgtctgctctctctggacTCCCTGCAGGGAAT ATGGTGGTGGCTGACGTTTACAGTCATCGGTTTCACAAAATCTACAGACGGGACGATGGCCTCAGTAACATCCTGGAGAAAGATGACATCTTTGT GTacgaggtggaggaggaggacacaGAGAAGCTCAACCTGCCACTGTACTTCCGGGAGCGGCACGTGAAGCACACGGGCGGCTCCATGGGCACCATGCTCTTCGGCCAGCCGCTCATCATCACCATCCCCCGCCAGAACCTCACCGTCGACCTGCTGTATCACAAAGTGCTGGAGCGGATAGG GCGCTATGTAAAGCAGCCCCAGCGCTCTGCTTCTGAGACCAAGATCTCTGCCTCccggagcagcagcagcagcagcagcagccaagCAGCAGAGTCCGCAACGGCAACCAATCACAACGCAAACCTGGCGAGGTGTGAAAGCCCTCATTCAGTTGAGGCTTCATGCAGCTCAGGGTTTACCAATGGCACTGACCGACCACAGGGGGGACATTCTGGGACCTGCAATGGCCCCAATGGCATGTGTGGAG ccctgtgtgtgtcctgcagaggaggaggaagctaTGGATCAGCAGGTTAG
- the LOC135237243 gene encoding ubiquitin carboxyl-terminal hydrolase 4-like isoform X2, producing the protein MAEGGGSESGSGAEPDAEPVSGQTRVPLTDSQKQGIERLLKTPLRNGDEWFLVDCRWFKQWKKYVGFDSWDLYNVGHQSLYPGPIDNSGLFLDNETQTLKENLIDELDYVLLPTEAWNILVGWYGCLEGQRPIVRKVVEYGMFVKHCKVEVYLLELNLCENNDMENVVTRHFSKADTIDTIEKEMRSLFNIPREKETRLWNKYMSNTYEQLNKPDSTVQDAGLFQGQVLVIERKNQDGTWPRQAKHSKSSTTTSRNFSTSPKLSSSSSATITSTVTNGNSGINSDYTLNNSTSSDSSLGGYSSYSSSYNYKESQSQPGLCGLSNLGNTCFMNSALQCLSNTSPLTEYFLNDQHEAELNRENPLGMRGEIAEAYADLVKQIWLSRSCFVAPRTFKTQVGRFAPQFSGYQQQDSQELLAFLLDGLHEDLNRVKKKPYLALRDAEGRPDEIVAREAWTNHRLRNSSVIVDIFHGLFKSTLVCPECSKVSVTFDPFCYLTLPLPMKKHRSIEVLLVRADPQARPMQYRVVVPKLGNVADLCAALSALSGLPAGNMVVADVYSHRFHKIYRRDDGLSNILEKDDIFVYEVEEEDTEKLNLPLYFRERHVKHTGGSMGTMLFGQPLIITIPRQNLTVDLLYHKVLERIGRYVKQPQRSASETKISASRSSSSSSSSQAAESATATNHNANLARCESPHSVEASCSSGFTNGTDRPQGGHSGTCNGPNGMCGEEEEAMDQQVSPVPQSSQSESSVGEDEDSQALENGTIGGTSKLSRKRGSIRRKLFSFNMVNSYGTANISPLPCEGNILKLNMHSTVAMDWNWEIKKLCFDDREAEAFERHESMLQQQKKKSTVALRECIELFTTMETLGEHDPWYCPTCKKHQQATKKFDLWSLPHILVVHLKRFSYNRCWRDKLDTVVDFPVRDLNMSEFVCDPMAGPYVYDLIAVSNHYGGMGGGH; encoded by the exons ATGGCTGAGGGAGGCGGATCCGAATCGGGTAGCGGGGCTGAGCCTGATGCGGAGCCGGTATCTGGTCAGACACGCGTACCTTTAACGGACAGCCAAAAGCAGGGTATTGAGCGACTTCTAAAGACACCATTGCGAAACGGAGATGAATG GTTTCTGGTTGACTGTCGGTGGTTTAAACAGTGGAAGAAGTATGTGGGTTTTGACAGTTGGGATCTGTATAATGTTGGACATCAGAGTCTTTATCCAGGACCTATTGACAACTCCGGGCTGTTCTTGG ACAATGAAACTCAGACCCTGAAGGAAAACCTTATAGATGAGCTGGACTATGTTCTTTTGCCCACTGAAGCCTGGAACATTCTTGTTGGGTGGTACGGGTGCTTGGAGGGCCAGCGCCCCATCGTCAGAAAG GTGGTGGAATACGGCATGTTTGTGAAGCACTGTAAAGTTGAGGTCTACCTACTGGAGCTCAATTTATGTGAGAACAATGACATGGAGAATGTGGTGACGAGACATTTCAGCAAGGCTGACACCATAG ACACGATCGAGAAGGAGATGAGGTCACTGTTCAATATCCCAAGAGAAAAGGAGACCCGTCTGTGGAACAAATACATGAGCAACACGTACGAGCAGCTGAACAAACCGGACAGCACCGTGCAGGATGCTGGCCTCTTCCAGGGCCAG GTGCTTGTGATTGAACGGAAGAATCAGGATGGCACATGGCCCAGGCAAGCCAAACACTCAAA GTCTAGTACCACCACATCTCGGAACTTCTCTACCTCTCCAAAGCTTTCCTCCAGCTCCTCGGCCACCATCACTTCGACGGTGACCAACGGGAACAGCGGCATTAACTCCGATTACACGCTGAACAACAGCACCTCCTCTGACAGCAG TTTGGGAGGCTACAGTTCCTACAGTTCATCCTACAACTACAAAGAATCCCAGTCCCAGCCAGGCCTGTGTGGCCTCAGTAACCTGGGCAACACCTGCTTCATGAACTCTGCCCTGCAG TGCCTGAGCAACACCTCCCCTCTGACAGAATACTTCCTGAATGACCAGCATGAAGCCGAGCTGAACCGGGAGAATCCGCTGGGAATGAGGGGGGAGATTGCTGAGGCTTACGCTGACCTGGTCAAGCAGATCTGGCTCAGCCGGAGCTGCTTTGTAGCTCCCCGCACATTTAAG acccAGGTGGGGCGCTTTGCACCCCAGTTCTCAGGGTACCAGCAGCAGGACTCTCAGGAGCTGCTGGCCTTCCTGCTGGACGGGCTTCACGAGGACCTCAACCGAGTGAAGAAGAAGCCTTATCTGGCTCTGAGGGATGCAGAGGGCCGACCAGACGAG ATCGTAGCAAGAGAAGCCTGGACAAACCACCGTCTGCGCAACAGCTCTGTCATAGTGGACATCTTCCACGGCCTCTTCAAGTCTACTCTGGTTTGCCCTGAGTGTTCTAAGGtctctgtgacctttgaccctttcTGCTACCTCACTCTGCCCCTTCCCATGAAGAAGCACCGCAGCATTGAGGTTCTCCTGGTCCGCGCCGACCCCCAGGCCAGACCCATGCAG TACAGGGTGGTGGTTCCCAAGCTGGGCAATGTGGCTGACCTCTGTGCTGCcttgtctgctctctctggacTCCCTGCAGGGAAT ATGGTGGTGGCTGACGTTTACAGTCATCGGTTTCACAAAATCTACAGACGGGACGATGGCCTCAGTAACATCCTGGAGAAAGATGACATCTTTGT GTacgaggtggaggaggaggacacaGAGAAGCTCAACCTGCCACTGTACTTCCGGGAGCGGCACGTGAAGCACACGGGCGGCTCCATGGGCACCATGCTCTTCGGCCAGCCGCTCATCATCACCATCCCCCGCCAGAACCTCACCGTCGACCTGCTGTATCACAAAGTGCTGGAGCGGATAGG GCGCTATGTAAAGCAGCCCCAGCGCTCTGCTTCTGAGACCAAGATCTCTGCCTCccggagcagcagcagcagcagcagcagccaagCAGCAGAGTCCGCAACGGCAACCAATCACAACGCAAACCTGGCGAGGTGTGAAAGCCCTCATTCAGTTGAGGCTTCATGCAGCTCAGGGTTTACCAATGGCACTGACCGACCACAGGGGGGACATTCTGGGACCTGCAATGGCCCCAATGGCATGTGTGGAG aggaggaggaagctaTGGATCAGCAGGTTAGCCCGGTGCCACAGAGCAGCCAATCGGAGTCCTCGGTGGGGGAGGACGAGGACTCGCAGGCCCTGGAGAATGGCACCATTGGCGGCACTTCCAAGCTGAGCAGAAAGCGTGGCTCCATTCGGCGCAAGCTGTTCTCTTTCAACATGGTGAACTCGTATGGAACAGCCAACATCAGCCCACTGCCTTGCGAGGGAAACATCCTCAAACTCAACA tgcattCCACAGTGGCAATGGACTGGAACTGGGAAATTAAGAAGCTGTGCTTCGATGACAGAGAGGCCGAG GCATTTGAGAGACATGAGAGCATGCTTcagcagcagaagaagaagTCCACCGTGGCCCTCAGGGAGTGCATCGAGCTCTTCACCACCATGGAGACGCTGGGAGAGCACGACCCCTG GTACTGCCCCACCTGTAAGAAGCACCAGCAGGCCACTAAGAAGTTTGACCTGTGGTCTCTGCCGCACATCCTAGTGGTGCACCTGAAACGTTTCTCCTATAACCGCTGCTGGAGGGATAAACTGGACACAGTGGTAGACTTCCCTGTTAG
- the LOC135237243 gene encoding ubiquitin carboxyl-terminal hydrolase 4-like isoform X4 — protein MAEGGGSESGSGAEPDAEPVSGQTRVPLTDSQKQGIERLLKTPLRNGDEWFLVDCRWFKQWKKYVGFDSWDLYNVGHQSLYPGPIDNSGLFLDNETQTLKENLIDELDYVLLPTEAWNILVGWYGCLEGQRPIVRKVVEYGMFVKHCKVEVYLLELNLCENNDMENVVTRHFSKADTIDTIEKEMRSLFNIPREKETRLWNKYMSNTYEQLNKPDSTVQDAGLFQGQVLVIERKNQDGTWPRQAKHSKSSTTTSRNFSTSPKLSSSSSATITSTVTNGNSGINSDYTLNNSTSSDSRFSALTVWEATVPTVHPTTTKNPSPSQACVASVTWATPAS, from the exons ATGGCTGAGGGAGGCGGATCCGAATCGGGTAGCGGGGCTGAGCCTGATGCGGAGCCGGTATCTGGTCAGACACGCGTACCTTTAACGGACAGCCAAAAGCAGGGTATTGAGCGACTTCTAAAGACACCATTGCGAAACGGAGATGAATG GTTTCTGGTTGACTGTCGGTGGTTTAAACAGTGGAAGAAGTATGTGGGTTTTGACAGTTGGGATCTGTATAATGTTGGACATCAGAGTCTTTATCCAGGACCTATTGACAACTCCGGGCTGTTCTTGG ACAATGAAACTCAGACCCTGAAGGAAAACCTTATAGATGAGCTGGACTATGTTCTTTTGCCCACTGAAGCCTGGAACATTCTTGTTGGGTGGTACGGGTGCTTGGAGGGCCAGCGCCCCATCGTCAGAAAG GTGGTGGAATACGGCATGTTTGTGAAGCACTGTAAAGTTGAGGTCTACCTACTGGAGCTCAATTTATGTGAGAACAATGACATGGAGAATGTGGTGACGAGACATTTCAGCAAGGCTGACACCATAG ACACGATCGAGAAGGAGATGAGGTCACTGTTCAATATCCCAAGAGAAAAGGAGACCCGTCTGTGGAACAAATACATGAGCAACACGTACGAGCAGCTGAACAAACCGGACAGCACCGTGCAGGATGCTGGCCTCTTCCAGGGCCAG GTGCTTGTGATTGAACGGAAGAATCAGGATGGCACATGGCCCAGGCAAGCCAAACACTCAAA GTCTAGTACCACCACATCTCGGAACTTCTCTACCTCTCCAAAGCTTTCCTCCAGCTCCTCGGCCACCATCACTTCGACGGTGACCAACGGGAACAGCGGCATTAACTCCGATTACACGCTGAACAACAGCACCTCCTCTGACAGCAG GTTCTCTGCCCTCACAGTTTGGGAGGCTACAGTTCCTACAGTTCATCCTACAACTACAAAGAATCCCAGTCCCAGCCAGGCCTGTGTGGCCTCAGTAACCTGGGCAACACCTGCTTCATGA